AGAGCAACATAACAATCATACAACCTAACAACACAAACTAAGCACAATAAAGCAACATCACAATCATATTAAAAACCTTTTGATGCAAGAGAGCATACGCAAATATGAATTTAGCTATTGACGATCCACTCGGGAGGTGGCCAGAACAACGTATTGTATGATTGTTAATTTAAATTCTATTAGATTATTATCtaaacttaagaaaataaagtttataaattttatatgcaGGTTTATACCTATATATTATATAGGTCCCAAATTACCAACATGAAAATTAGTTTTAagctaaattttattttcttttaaatatattattattagagaCGGAATTTGAGATCCGTCTCTACAGAGACGGAATTATTTGTGTTAGAGACGGatttaatttcttctatttttagaTGCAAGCGACAGATTATAGTGGTTAGAGACGGATATGTTCCGTGTCCATTAGAGACAGAATGTACAATCCGTCTCTAAATAACTTAGAGACTGAGGAATCAACGACAGACCTTGATCCGTCTCTAATTCCGTCTCTGATCTGTTTAGTGACAGAAATTCATTGATTTAGAGACGGATTTTGCCCGTcactatatttaatttttcttgaaTATTCAGGAGAATCGGACAAACGCGTAAGCTGACCTTCATCCAAGTCTAAAACAAAGCTCACAGGATCCATGTTCAGAAATGGTTCGAGTTCGAATATATTATTCATAAAAATCACACAATTCCCTTTGGAAACACACAAATCCGAAGCAGAAATAGAAAAAGAACCTGCCATGCCTAAGAACAAAACAACTGTATCCCCTAAACTCGTCAATTTCACccacttcttctccttctcatcAAGCTTAAAGAAATCAATCCTTACGGGATCATGATCAGAGAACCTAACACCCACACACTCATAAACGTCAGCTAACAACAGATCGCCCTCGCTCTCCACCAAGAATTTCATGTTCCCACCAACAACCAAAGATTCATCCATTAACTGGACACTTGAGTCTGGTTCAACAGTAACTGTTCTACCAGTTTCATCGACCATATAAGGCCGCCCTTTGAAAATATAGATGTCTCCCATGCTACCTGATATCCCAGTCATCACCTTCCAATCCTCATTGCCACATTTCAAAAGTGAACGTCCTGGCATACAATGTGACAACAATGACATGTAAATGTAAATGGTACATATACTCCATGCAATAGGGATGATTCTCAAAGGAAATGAAATTGCTTCCCAGATGGAGGAGGGAGAATTTGTTTAAGTCGAGGATGTGATGGAAAGTATAAAGTGGGACAGGCCGGAGGAGTGGGTGGAAGAGTAGGGTTTTGCTAACTGAGTTTTCGCAAATTCTGATCAACCAAGGGCGGAGTagggtttgttgttgttgttgtagcgGTGGTTTGATGAGGAAGAAGTTTTGTTTGTATAGGTAATCGAAGACAGGGTTGTTGATGGAATCATCGTCTCTGGTGTCTGAGAAGCATGGAGATTTGAGAAGTGGGAATTTGAAGGGTAAAATGTTAGAATGATGATTTGGGATGGAGGAAGAACGCCATTTGGGACAAACCAATCGGAAGCGAATGAGATCGAGTTCAACATCAATGCGTTACGATATCAGATTCAGAAGCTCAGTTGGGAGTTCAGACTTCAGACCAATTTGCAGCTGACATTTATGTTACCGCCGTGTGTTCTTTgtgaagtttttatttatttatttttttatttttttttaatgttgcaACCAAGTATGAACAGAGTAGTTAGAATAAGCTCAACAGAAAGCAGTAttaaaaatgagagaaaatgagagtataaaataaaaactcacaACATTCTTCAAGAACAGATGAGGCGGATCTAAATACGAATTTGACAAAAGTAGCCACAAAATCTAACACAACCAGTAACttgataaagaaagaaaattttaaaccaaaaacaaaatacaatctATAAATCCCTTAACAACATTTTCTCCTTCATTTGGTTAGCATAATATAATATCGGATTATAGTCATTTTAGAGTAGCCACAATAGTCCCTGAGTGTTTATTGTTTCCATTGAAAgtaccaacaacaatcttcGAATCCAGAGAAAAATTCGTGTCATCAAAGCCTAACTCAGGCCCCCACAGCAACAATTAACAAAGTCCTAATGCCTCACTAACAATCATCGAGCATAATAGGGCAAAGCCAGTGGTTTTTTCCAGAACAAAACATCCATCGGTATCACGAACGCACATACCAATACTAACCTTATTATGAGCGGAAGAGAAAGAAGCATCAACATTACATTTAAATCTACCTGTCAGCGTATGTTGTTTTCATTGCTCGGATCTAATGTAATATATGTAGTTGGTCTAAGGTTCTTCTCATCTCTTGTGCAAGCTTCCATTATTATAACTTATGCACGAAGACTTGTGACATTGTTTCATTCACCTGCTGCCATAACTTCAAATTATGCCGCTTCCAAATACTCCAAAGAATagatgaaaataaatgacattgtGATGGTTGGAGTTGAGACAATAGCTGAAACACTATTGTTGCAGAGTTATCAAATCATTGATGACCTtctcaacatcatcttatagGTTCGATGCTTGCCATACTTGAATCGACCGGGAACATGTTAAAAGAGCATGCAATGAATCTTCACTAGCATCACTGCACATAACACACTCATAAGGCTCTGTATTTTCCAAAGAACATATTTCTTCAGGGAAAAATTTTGTAGATTAAGGAAGTCAACCACGTAACAACCCAAATAAAGAGTATAGAGGCTCATTTTTATAGATTAAGGAACCATTCAATAATCCTTATATTTACAGAAATATCTTTTCATTTCACTGTCCATAGAATAAATTTTCTATTTCTCGTGTAGTTTAGAGGCATACACcgttatttaaaataaaaaaattttaaaaatttaatacaagatattgatatttttttctggAGACTCTCTCCGTGCgaatgtttttctttcttttttagttaaacaagtgattttcatatattttcaatcttctttcttttgtttttgtgatttagTAGTTTTTGCACGACTTTGTTTGTTATAGTTTCttgtctttgtgcggtgtgctTTTGCTTTCTCGttttagtgcggtgtttatttgattcaggttgaaaaattagttttgatcaaaatgCAGATTCAATCAATAACTTTGGCATCAATCGTCAACGTTTGTAGATATAGATACATTAATATTCTGCAGACTTGAATATAGTTATATTTTATAGACATATGTTCGTAAAatcttctattttgtttttaacgatTTGAATCTATATTATATCGATATattaatgaatataatttattttgtaaaaacttttttttttcctacaaagGCATTAGTGGACTCGGATCTAGAATCTTTAAGTCAAAGATATATCCTTTTAACATTGAGTCAAACTTTGAAttgaaaattctaaatattttttttattagtgaaAATTGTAAATACCATTGCTATCATAATTTTGGTAAataatctttcaaaataaaataattttgataaataatcttttttattccaatctttttaatgatattaaatagtctttattaaataataatttatttatcaaaaattggaaacaaattgattttgtaCATATATACATGTATCAGAGAAACAACCCTCCACCATtcgaaatcaacacaattaggACATTTATTTGTGAATATGCACTACTAGAAAATTCAGATTTTGCGACGGAAATTTGTGAGGTATTGTAAACCGTCGCAAATTGTGACGGATTTTGTGAGGGTTGTTGTAAAGATATCATTAGCACCAGGTTTTGCGAGGGTTTCTGCCGTCCCTACGTATCCATCATAAATTCCGTCATAAATGTGCATTTTCCCAGTTTTGTGAGGTATTTAGCGACGGTTTTATTCCATCTTTAACTGTTCCGTCACATATTCCGTCGTAGATTCCTCTAATACTTAGCGACGTTCTTGAATGCCGTCACAAAGAGATTATCGCGTTTTTGGtattaaatgatgaaaaataaattaattgaaatttttgggTGAGATGAGACTCGAACCCACAACCTAGTAACAAGGATAAAGTATAATTACCACCACGCCACAGTTTCtcatttgttaatttgtttatttgatttttattagtaCTAAGTTATAtcagtttgttttttttcaaaatctttccttttcttttctactAACAAGCTTGACCcactaatttgtatttttttagttttttttcttcttcattttcacttattttttattcaaattttaattttaattcaattgttattgtttttataatatgtcaaaaaaaatcacttattttttatttaaattttaattcaattatttttattaatatgtctttatcacttgtaatttgggcgagttccgatttacccttataaaaaaaaaagtttaaatttcaatatgaagattctccacaaaacatTTATATCTCCACTagacgctgatgtggcacgccactatataattattttaattttgatttttttaaaacctgaCATGTGtgtaatggtttttttttttttgcggtgTTCGGGTTTGAAGTCCGAATCTTGCATACATTATGTATTGtgcttaccaactgagctaaccTCACGAGGACACATGTATGTAatggtttaaaaaattaatttaatttctgatttaaaattattttaaaaaaagatgtaaaaagtaaataatttgaaaattaattttcaaaaattaaaaaaatctgtttttttttttttgaaaaaatgtaaaaaaatggatttttttttaatttcaaaaatgagaaaaaacattcagatttttttctcaaaataaaattgaataaaccaTAAAATTGGTCCTTATCTTTATATCAAGTTCTCAATTTGGACACTCACTCAATGTCTTGTGCCTTAGCCTCATCTAATGTGTCAAGAGCAATTCTCTTTTTGTTAAAAGCTTTCCATTTCCTTACAGCCAAAGACGTGAAAGTATACACTGATCTGTTCAATTACTCTTCTCTTCAACTCTTCTTCATTCCAAATCATGCTTCATTTCCAACTCTTTACTTCTCTACAACATGGTAACTCTCTTCTCTCCTGAAAACAAACCCTTCGATTCCACCACCATCCTCGTCAGAGAGCAATCGACCCCTTCTGTATACAACATCTCTGTACCAATCGAAAATCAGAGAGCAAAgatctcttcttttctctgtGTTCTCAACACCCATTACAGGTTTTCACccattcaaaatttgattatgagAAAGGTGAAGAGATGAAAAGAAGCCATTACAGGTTTTCACCCATTACaggttttcttcttcttttctctgtGTTCTCAATACCCATTACAGGTTTTTaatcttcttcatttttcacccgtgagtttttcttcttcatttcttttttcatgtGAATAcagattttatttatctttttattaatttttttttatattatttatttttgttgaaaaatgaaGCATCGTAGCTTAGTTAGTTGGATACACGTTACACAATTATTAGATAATtgtaaagttgtgatttttgtATAACAATCAACATTCTCTCATATGTGGAAATTTTGATTCATAATGAAGAAATCTCTTTTTTACTTACTTAATAGatcttattttgaaaatgaattaacaTGCCAATTCACTCAACATGTGTAGATCTATTAAGagtcttttttatatttattcaaaatttaacataaatatattgattttgtttggatGATTAGGATTTCTGCAGAATGTTGACATATAGACAAGGATGAGTAAGACTGAATTATCAAGGATGAAGCAACCACTTAATCCGCTGGCAACCTTGATCGATTGTGAGCTACGAAATGGAAAAACGGAGAAGGCTTTTGTGAAGTATGGACATGCTGGTTTggcaaaaaaaagaagaaga
Above is a genomic segment from Medicago truncatula cultivar Jemalong A17 chromosome 5, MtrunA17r5.0-ANR, whole genome shotgun sequence containing:
- the LOC11419108 gene encoding F-box protein SKIP23, with translation MSLLSHCMPGRSLLKCGNEDWKVMTGISGSMGDIYIFKGRPYMVDETGRTVTVEPDSSVQLMDESLVVGGNMKFLVESEGDLLLADVYECVGVRFSDHDPVRIDFFKLDEKEKKWVKLTSLGDTVVLFLGMAGSFSISASDLCVSKGNCVIFMNNIFELEPFLNMDPVSFVLDLDEGQLTRLSDSPEYSRKIKYSDGQNPSLNQ